The proteins below are encoded in one region of Epinephelus lanceolatus isolate andai-2023 chromosome 7, ASM4190304v1, whole genome shotgun sequence:
- the rnf44 gene encoding RING finger protein 44 isoform X1, whose translation MRPWEIAVNRLPPTAPLNPRRFLGEPCNAPVHLRRSPPVRRQWGRRDRPVLHTSLVQDENFHHLLFSQHHQQVPLDESRQYSHTSTPPRMLHPAAHLPQQSPIMVDLHDQMHQGSVPISYTVTTVTTHGFPIHTGQPLPGCNTQQLPACSVMFSGQLSLLCCLPPPLIQACTMQHMPVSYQAFPPLISSEHFVLHPTPSVPPHQPPHLTPLSQFVPLQPQHPRMPLQRVDNEVDLRGDQHPLGTFSYPPSHHPPALPPSLPLQYLPQEPLHQELPFGVPYPHMLPRRVSGQRYRLQQPLPPPPPPPSYYPGFLPYFLSMLPVPPTAVGPAISLDLDVDDVEMENYEALLNLAERLGEAKPRGLTKADIEQLPSYRFNSENHLSEQTLCVVCFSDFECRQLLRVLPCNHEFHAKCVDKWLKTNRTCPICRADASDVHREVE comes from the exons ATGCGACCATGGGAAATAGCAGTAAATAGGCTGCCACCAACAGCCCCCTTAAACCCAAGGAGGTTCCTTGGAGAGCCCTGCAACGCCCCAGTGCATCTCAGGAGAAG CCCACCAGTGAGACGCCAGTGGGGGAGACGAGACAGACCTGTACTGCACACTTCTCTGGTCCAGGATGAGAACTTCCATCACCTGCTTTTCTCCCAACATCACCAACAGGTTCCTTTAGATGAGTCCAGACAATACAGCCACACCAGCACACCACCACGCATGCTTCACCCTGCTGCTCACCTGCCCCAGCAGAGCCCCATCATGGTGGATCTACACGACCAG ATGCACCAGGGATCCGTTCCAATATCATACACTGTTACGACGGTGACGACCCATGGATTTCCCATCCACACCGGGCAGCCCCTTCCAGGGtgcaacactcagcagctccCAGCATGCTCGGTAATGTTCAGCGGACagctctctctgctctgctgcctTCCTCCTCCT CTCATACAGGCATGTACCATGCAGCATATGCCAGTGTCTTATCAAGCCTTTCCACCGCTGATCTCCAGCGAACATTTTGTATTGCACCCAACCCCATCTGTACCCCCCCACCAGCCGCCGCACCTTACTCCTTTGAGCCAGTTTGTCCCTTTACAGCCTCAGCACCCACGCATG CCTCTACAGAGGGTAGACAATGAAGTTGACCTAAGAGGGGACCAGCACCCATTAGGGACCTTCTCCTACCCTCCCTCTCATCACCCACCAGCGCTGCCTCCTTCTCTGCCCCTACAGTATCTTCCTCAAGAGCCTCTGCATCAGGAGCTTCCCTTTGGAGTG CCATATCCCCACATGCTGCCCCGGCGAGTGAGTGGACAGAGATATCGGTTGCAGCAACCtctcccacctcctcctccccctccatctTACTACCCAGGCTTCCTCCCTTACTTCCT GTCAATGCTTCCTGTGCCTCCAACAGCAGTGGGCCCAGCCATCAGCCTAGACCTGGATGTGGATGATGTGGAGATGGAGAACTATGAG gCATTACTGAATCTGGCGGAGAGGTTGGGTGAAGCGAAACCACGTGGACTCACTAAAGCAGATATAGAGCAACTTCCGTCCTACAGATTCAACTCAGAGAATCATCTATCTGAACAAACGCT GTGTGTTGTGTGCTTTAGTGACTTTGAGTGTAGGCAGCTACTTCGGGTATTACCTTGTAACCATGAATTCCACGCGAAGTGTGTGGATAAATGGTTAAAG ACCAATCGCACTTGTCCTATCTGCCGAGCTGATGCCTCGGACGTACACCGGGAGGTGGAGTGA
- the rnf44 gene encoding RING finger protein 44 isoform X2: MRPWEIAVNRLPPTAPLNPRRFLGEPCNAPVHLRRSPPVRRQWGRRDRPVLHTSLVQDENFHHLLFSQHHQQVPLDESRQYSHTSTPPRMLHPAAHLPQQSPIMVDLHDQMHQGSVPISYTVTTVTTHGFPIHTGQPLPGCNTQQLPACSLIQACTMQHMPVSYQAFPPLISSEHFVLHPTPSVPPHQPPHLTPLSQFVPLQPQHPRMPLQRVDNEVDLRGDQHPLGTFSYPPSHHPPALPPSLPLQYLPQEPLHQELPFGVPYPHMLPRRVSGQRYRLQQPLPPPPPPPSYYPGFLPYFLSMLPVPPTAVGPAISLDLDVDDVEMENYEALLNLAERLGEAKPRGLTKADIEQLPSYRFNSENHLSEQTLCVVCFSDFECRQLLRVLPCNHEFHAKCVDKWLKTNRTCPICRADASDVHREVE; encoded by the exons ATGCGACCATGGGAAATAGCAGTAAATAGGCTGCCACCAACAGCCCCCTTAAACCCAAGGAGGTTCCTTGGAGAGCCCTGCAACGCCCCAGTGCATCTCAGGAGAAG CCCACCAGTGAGACGCCAGTGGGGGAGACGAGACAGACCTGTACTGCACACTTCTCTGGTCCAGGATGAGAACTTCCATCACCTGCTTTTCTCCCAACATCACCAACAGGTTCCTTTAGATGAGTCCAGACAATACAGCCACACCAGCACACCACCACGCATGCTTCACCCTGCTGCTCACCTGCCCCAGCAGAGCCCCATCATGGTGGATCTACACGACCAG ATGCACCAGGGATCCGTTCCAATATCATACACTGTTACGACGGTGACGACCCATGGATTTCCCATCCACACCGGGCAGCCCCTTCCAGGGtgcaacactcagcagctccCAGCATGCTCG CTCATACAGGCATGTACCATGCAGCATATGCCAGTGTCTTATCAAGCCTTTCCACCGCTGATCTCCAGCGAACATTTTGTATTGCACCCAACCCCATCTGTACCCCCCCACCAGCCGCCGCACCTTACTCCTTTGAGCCAGTTTGTCCCTTTACAGCCTCAGCACCCACGCATG CCTCTACAGAGGGTAGACAATGAAGTTGACCTAAGAGGGGACCAGCACCCATTAGGGACCTTCTCCTACCCTCCCTCTCATCACCCACCAGCGCTGCCTCCTTCTCTGCCCCTACAGTATCTTCCTCAAGAGCCTCTGCATCAGGAGCTTCCCTTTGGAGTG CCATATCCCCACATGCTGCCCCGGCGAGTGAGTGGACAGAGATATCGGTTGCAGCAACCtctcccacctcctcctccccctccatctTACTACCCAGGCTTCCTCCCTTACTTCCT GTCAATGCTTCCTGTGCCTCCAACAGCAGTGGGCCCAGCCATCAGCCTAGACCTGGATGTGGATGATGTGGAGATGGAGAACTATGAG gCATTACTGAATCTGGCGGAGAGGTTGGGTGAAGCGAAACCACGTGGACTCACTAAAGCAGATATAGAGCAACTTCCGTCCTACAGATTCAACTCAGAGAATCATCTATCTGAACAAACGCT GTGTGTTGTGTGCTTTAGTGACTTTGAGTGTAGGCAGCTACTTCGGGTATTACCTTGTAACCATGAATTCCACGCGAAGTGTGTGGATAAATGGTTAAAG ACCAATCGCACTTGTCCTATCTGCCGAGCTGATGCCTCGGACGTACACCGGGAGGTGGAGTGA